Proteins from a single region of Hordeum vulgare subsp. vulgare chromosome 6H, MorexV3_pseudomolecules_assembly, whole genome shotgun sequence:
- the LOC123403722 gene encoding histone H4, protein MSGRGKGGKGLGKGGAKRHRKVLRDNIQGITKPAIRRLARRGGVKRISGLIYEETRGVLKIFLENVIRDAVTYTEHARRKTVTAMDVVYALKRQGRTLYGFGG, encoded by the coding sequence ATGTCCGGTCGCGGCAAGGGAGGGAAGGGCCTCGGCAAGGGCGGCGCCAAGCGCCACCGGAAGGTGCTGCGCGACAACATCCAGGGCATCACCAAGCCGGCCATCCGCCGCCTGGCTCGCCGTGGCGGCGTGAAGCGCATCTCCGGACTGATCTACGAGGAGACCCGCGGCGTGCTCAAGATCTTTCTCGAGAACGTCATCCGCGACGCCGTCACCTACACCGAGCACGCCCGCCGCAAGACCGTCACCGCCATGGACGTCGTCTACGCGCTCAAGCGCCAGGGCCGCACCCTCTACGGATTCGGCGGCTGA
- the LOC123403576 gene encoding potassium transporter 19-like — protein MSAEAADGADTQLARHDSLYGDAEKVAGDRRHGSGASWRHTVLLAFQSVGVVYGDIGTSPLYTISSTFPDGIRHPDDLLGVLSLVLYTLLLLPMVKYVFIVLYANDNGDGGTFALYSLISRYAKIRMIPNHQAEDAAVSNYTTAHEPSSQARRAQWVKKMLESSNAAKIALFTITILGTSMVMGDGTLTPAISVLSAVSGIREKAPHLTQSQVVWISVAILFLLFSVQRFGTDKVGYSFAPIISVWFVLIAGIGAYNLAAHDATVLRALNPRYMVDYFRRNGKQAWLSLGGVVLCTTGTEAMFADLGHFNIRAIQLSFSCIIFPSVALCYMGQASYLHKFPQDVGDTFYKSIPAAMFWPTFIVAIMAAIIASQAMLSGAFAILSKALSLGCFPRVEVVHTSNKYAGQVYIPEINFLIGVASIVVTLAFQTTANIGNAYGICVVMVFSITTHLMTVVMLLVWKTNVAFIAAFYVVFSLTELLYLSSILSKFAEGGYLPFCFSLVLMALMATWHYVHVRRYWYELDHVVPAAELAALLGRRDVRRVPGVGLLYSEIVQGIPPVFPRLVDKMPSVHAVFVFMSIKNLPIPRVPAPERFIFRRVGPADHRMFRCVARYGYTDQIEAAKEFSAALLDGLKLFVHEEAAFFDDDNDDGALQLRGARAAAAEEEKRFVDAELERGVVYLTGEADVVAAPGSSVLKRIVVNYVYTFLRKNLRESHKALAIPKDQLLKVGITYEI, from the exons ATGTCAGCGGAAGCCGCCGATGGCGCGGACACACAGCTGGCGCGGCACGACTCGCTCTACGGTGACGCGGAGAAGGTCGCCGGCGACAGGCGCCACGGCTCCGGG gcaAGCTGGCGGCACACGGTGCTGCTGGCGTTCCAGAGCGTGGGGGTGGTGTACGGCGACATCGGGACGTCGCCGCTCTACACCATCTCGAGCACCTTCCCGGACGGCATCCGGCACCCGGACGACCTCCTCGGCGTGCTCTCCCTCGTCCTCTACACCCTCCTCCTGCTGCCCATGGTCAAGTACGTCTTCATCGTGCTCTACGCCAACGACAACGGCGACGGCGGCACCTTCGCGCTCTACTCGCTCATCTCGCGCTACGCCAAGATCAGGATGATCCCCAACCACCAGGCCGAGGACGCCGCCGTCTCCAACTACACGACCGCCCATGAGCCCAGCTCGCAGGCCAGGAGGGCGCAGTGGGTGAAGAAGATGCTCGAGTCCAGCAACGCCGCCAAGATCGCGCTCTTCACCATCACCATCCTCGGCACCTCCATGGTCATGGGCGACGGCACCCTCACACCCGCCATCTCCG TGCTCTCTGCGGTGAGCGGGATCAGGGAGAAGGCCCCTCACTTGACCCAAT CGCAGGTGGTGTGGATCTCTGTGGCCATCCTGTTCCTGCTCTTCTCGGTGCAGCGCTTCGGCACGGACAAGGTGGGCTACTCCTTCGCGCCCATCATCTCGGTATGGTTCGTCCTCATCGCCGGCATCGGGGCGTACAACCTCGCCGCACACGACGCCACCGTCCTCAGGGCCCTCAACCCAAGGTACATGGTGGACTACTTCCGACGGAACGGCAAGCAGGCGTGGCTCTCTCTCGGGGGCGTCGTCCTCTGCACCACAGgcaccgaggccatgtttgctgaTCTTGGCCACTTCAACATAAGGGCCATTCAGCTGAGCTTCAGCTGCATCATCTTCCCCTCCGTCGCGCTATGCTACATGGGCCAGGCGTCCTACCTGCACAAGTTCCCGCAAGACGTCGGCGACACCTTCTACAAATCCATCCCGGCGGCCATGTTCTGGCCGACCTTCATCGTGGCCATCATGGCGGCCATCATCGCCAGCCAGGCCATGCTGTCCGGCGCCTTCGCCATCCTCTCCAAGGCGCTCTCCCTCGGCTGCTTCCCGAGGGTGGAGGTGGTGCACACCTCCAACAAGTACGCAGGGCAGGTGTACATCCCGGAGATCAACTTCCTCATCGGCGTTGCCAGCATCGTCGTCACCCTCGCCTTCCAGACCACCGCCAACATCGGCAACGCCTACGGGATCTGCGTCGtcatggtcttctccatcaccaCCCACCTCATGACCGTCGTCATGCTGCTCGTCTGGAAGACCAACGTCGCATTCATCGCCGCCTTCTACGTCGTCTTCAGCCTCACGGAGCTGCTCTACCTCTCCTCCATCCTCTCCAAGTTCGCCGAGGGCGGGTACCTGCCATTCTGCTTCTCGCTGGTGCTCATGGCGCTCATGGCCACCTGGCACTACGTCCACGTCCGCCGCTACTGGTACGAGCTCGACCACGTCGTGCCGGCCGCCGAGCTCGCGGCGCTCCTGGGCCGCCGCGACGTGCGCCGGGTGCCCGGCGTCGGCCTGCTCTACTCGGAGATCGTCCAGGGCATCCCTCCCGTGTTCCCGCGCCTCGTCGACAAGATGCCGTCCGTGCACGCCGTCTTCGTCTTCATGTCCATCAAGAACCTCCCCATCCCGCGAGTGCCGGCGCCCGAGCGATTCATCTTCCGGAGGGTCGGCCCCGCCGACCACCGCATGTTCCGCTGCGTGGCGCGCTACGGCTACACCGACCAGATCGAGGCCGCCAAGGAGTTCTCCGCTGCTCTCCTCGATGGCCTCAAGCTGTTCGTCCATGAGGAGGCCGCCTTcttcgacgacgacaacgacgacggcgctCTGCAGCTGcggggggcgcgggcggcggccgcggaggaggagaagcggTTCGTCGACGCGGAGCTGGAGCGCGGGGTGGTGTACCTGACGGGCGAGGCGGACGTGGTGGCTGCGCCGGGGTCGTCGGTGTTGAAGAGGATCGTGGTGAACTACGTCTACACCTTCCTGAGGAAGAACCTCCGCGAGAGCCACAAGGCGCTCGCCATTCCCAAGGATCAGCTGCTCAAGGTCGGGATCACCTATGAGATATAG